The following coding sequences are from one Veillonella rodentium window:
- a CDS encoding LutB/LldF family L-lactate oxidation iron-sulfur protein, giving the protein MALIYDNRPYKTRIKECLADDFKVAAIKKAQDVFYDKRNTVVADVPEWLDFRAEAARIRDHVLNNLDYYTNQFAENAEKAGSKVHFAFDDKEATQIALDILRQREAKMIVKSKTILTEEIGLNEVLEEAGIEVNETDLAEFILQTAVSPPSHIVVPGLHFERNKIREIFAEKLGYTGTENPTEMTHFVRGYVRERFLKADVGVNGCNFAVASSGTCTIVSNEGNGRMASSIPKTQLIFLGTERIVPDFKALDIMMEMLNRSAVGSKISNYFSMMTGPAREGEADGPEETHIIIIDNGRSGILGGTFQDMLRCIRCGACMNICPVYRHVSGHGYGSVYPGPMGAVLTPLFKGYDVAGDLPYASTLCGACTENCPVAIPLHELLMEHRHIMADIEKTRPKAEEAIFTAAAKMFGNATLFDLGTKAGAIGMNLISNSEGNMPKWTQAVPVMNGWTKSKELGSLKFKKFRDLYAEHEKNKKKENK; this is encoded by the coding sequence ATGGCACTTATATATGACAATCGCCCCTATAAAACACGCATAAAAGAATGCTTGGCTGACGATTTCAAAGTTGCAGCCATCAAAAAAGCACAAGACGTGTTTTATGATAAACGTAATACCGTAGTTGCGGATGTTCCTGAATGGTTGGATTTCCGCGCTGAAGCAGCGCGTATACGCGACCACGTATTGAATAATCTTGACTATTATACAAACCAGTTTGCTGAAAATGCCGAAAAAGCGGGCTCCAAAGTTCACTTTGCTTTTGATGACAAAGAAGCGACTCAAATTGCATTGGATATTCTTCGTCAACGCGAAGCGAAGATGATCGTAAAATCCAAAACAATTTTGACGGAAGAAATTGGTTTGAACGAAGTGTTGGAAGAAGCTGGTATCGAAGTTAACGAAACTGACTTGGCTGAGTTTATCTTGCAAACTGCTGTAAGTCCTCCATCTCATATCGTTGTTCCCGGCCTTCACTTTGAACGTAATAAAATTCGTGAAATTTTCGCTGAAAAATTAGGCTATACAGGCACGGAAAATCCTACAGAAATGACGCATTTCGTACGTGGTTATGTGCGTGAACGCTTCCTCAAAGCCGATGTAGGGGTTAACGGCTGTAACTTTGCCGTTGCTTCCTCCGGTACATGTACTATCGTTTCCAACGAAGGTAACGGTCGTATGGCCAGTTCCATTCCTAAGACTCAATTGATCTTCTTGGGGACTGAACGTATCGTTCCTGATTTCAAAGCACTTGACATTATGATGGAAATGTTGAACCGCTCCGCAGTAGGTTCCAAGATTTCCAACTACTTCTCCATGATGACCGGTCCTGCTCGTGAAGGTGAAGCGGATGGTCCTGAAGAAACACATATCATCATCATCGATAACGGTCGTTCCGGCATCTTGGGCGGTACATTCCAGGATATGCTTCGTTGTATCCGCTGCGGTGCATGTATGAACATCTGTCCTGTATATCGCCATGTGTCCGGTCACGGTTACGGTTCCGTATATCCGGGTCCGATGGGTGCCGTATTGACTCCATTGTTCAAAGGATATGATGTAGCGGGTGATCTCCCATATGCATCCACATTGTGCGGCGCATGTACGGAAAACTGTCCGGTAGCGATTCCGTTGCATGAATTATTGATGGAACATCGTCATATTATGGCTGATATTGAAAAGACTCGTCCGAAAGCGGAAGAAGCTATCTTTACTGCTGCCGCGAAAATGTTCGGTAATGCTACATTATTCGACCTCGGTACAAAAGCAGGCGCTATCGGTATGAATTTAATCAGCAACAGCGAAGGCAATATGCCTAAATGGACACAAGCTGTTCCTGTAATGAACGGCTGGACCAAGTCTAAAGAATTGGGCTCCTTGAAGTTCAAGAAATTCCGTGATTTATATGCTGAACATGAAAAGAATAAAAAGAAGGAGAATAAATAA
- a CDS encoding LutC/YkgG family protein has translation MDEAKRKQFIARLSRALGRDQEMCPAFVEDFDYSHGPQETMFKDLSREQVITMFKEQCDRVGTKYVNTTPDKLGETILAAIEDWGNGKVVFPSSPEVEQYKLKELFEQDEASNGGKRTYFQWDASKGREENISNTANADIGITFPYCGIAETATVVQASGVESGRAISLLPTTHIAVLYTNSINPRMTQTMEHLTERYNNDPANFPTNICLISGPSRTADIELVTVDGAHGPIQVTYILVD, from the coding sequence ATGGATGAAGCTAAACGTAAACAATTTATTGCACGTTTATCTCGTGCATTAGGCCGTGATCAGGAAATGTGCCCAGCTTTTGTGGAAGATTTTGATTACAGCCATGGTCCTCAAGAAACTATGTTCAAGGATTTATCTCGTGAACAAGTTATCACTATGTTCAAGGAACAATGTGACCGTGTAGGTACAAAATATGTAAATACTACGCCTGATAAATTGGGTGAAACTATATTGGCTGCTATTGAGGATTGGGGGAACGGTAAGGTTGTATTCCCAAGCTCTCCTGAGGTTGAACAATATAAACTAAAAGAATTGTTTGAACAGGATGAGGCTTCTAACGGCGGTAAACGTACGTATTTCCAATGGGATGCATCTAAAGGCCGTGAAGAAAATATTTCTAATACCGCTAATGCAGATATCGGTATTACATTCCCGTATTGCGGTATCGCTGAAACCGCTACTGTAGTACAGGCTTCCGGCGTTGAATCCGGACGTGCCATCAGCTTGTTGCCGACAACGCATATTGCCGTTTTATACACTAACAGTATCAATCCTCGTATGACACAGACTATGGAACATTTGACGGAACGTTATAACAATGATCCTGCTAATTTCCCTACAAATATCTGCTTGATCTCCGGCCCGTCCCGTACAGCTGATATTGAGCTGGTTACTGTAGATGGTGCGCATGGTCCTATTCAAGTAACATATATCTTAGTGGATTAA
- a CDS encoding (Fe-S)-binding protein, with the protein MKIHLFQQCLIDMFYPHVGMAGVEVLERLGCELVVPKKQVCCGQMFTNSGYNDAAMDAIKNTIECFENAEYVVSMSGSCAFAIRDEYQHFLEGQPEWQARAEKLSSKIYEFTEFITDVLGVEDVGARFNETVTYHTSCHVTRLMGVKEPPFKLLRNVKDMTLIELPRADRCCGFGGTFSVKNPEISEVMTREKALEIAGTGANVISGSDQACLMNIAGMLDRLHKEGEIDRRIKVMHIAEILNCR; encoded by the coding sequence ATGAAAATTCATCTTTTCCAACAGTGTTTGATTGACATGTTCTACCCTCATGTGGGGATGGCCGGGGTAGAAGTACTTGAAAGATTGGGCTGCGAACTCGTGGTTCCTAAGAAACAAGTATGTTGTGGACAAATGTTTACAAACTCCGGTTATAATGATGCGGCTATGGATGCCATCAAGAACACGATCGAATGCTTTGAAAACGCTGAATATGTAGTCAGCATGTCCGGCTCTTGCGCATTTGCAATTCGCGATGAATACCAGCATTTCTTGGAAGGTCAGCCTGAATGGCAAGCGCGAGCTGAAAAATTAAGCTCTAAAATCTATGAATTCACGGAATTCATTACGGATGTATTAGGTGTAGAGGATGTAGGGGCTCGTTTTAACGAAACCGTTACATATCATACATCTTGCCATGTTACCCGGTTGATGGGCGTTAAAGAGCCTCCTTTCAAACTCCTTCGCAATGTAAAAGATATGACATTGATCGAATTACCTCGTGCGGACCGTTGCTGTGGTTTCGGCGGTACTTTCTCGGTTAAAAACCCTGAAATCAGCGAAGTGATGACACGTGAAAAAGCATTGGAAATCGCCGGTACCGGTGCCAACGTTATTTCCGGTTCCGACCAGGCGTGTCTGATGAATATCGCCGGTATGCTCGATCGCCTTCATAAAGAAGGGGAAATCGACCGCCGTATTAAGGTAATGCATATTGCTGAAATCTTGAACTGCCGTTAA
- a CDS encoding cation:dicarboxylate symporter family transporter: MNIPFFQDYLMLSNPLSLGIIAVFILVLFDIYRLQRKGTSFGNLVIIGTIAGAIIGVAIQIIAGFPDDPSQVVYIKESTKWFSLVGGGFIDLIRMLVIPIVFISIVHVILHMEAGANLKKLVVAMVSTNLGMVAVAAIVGLVLGNAFGLGQGFDIVEQGKKIRDIKPMVDTFRALIPSNPIQAAAETNVIGIVVFAIILGSVARLLKQTGTNSMEVFTKLFDELHQLISWVADFIIGLMPYGVVALLASTLATRGLQAILDMGLFVVLLYAGLLIMFVIQAILITSFGYNPITYFKKAKAPLLLAFTSRSSMGVLPLTVETLTKRLGVNPTTANTVASFGTTAGMQGCAGVFPALVVVYISNVANIPFDLTMYIMSVIVIAIGSVGIAGVPGTATMAASVSLSGTGLGAYFTSISPILAIDPLIDMGRTCLNVSGSLTNALVVDKIMGTIDKDAYNNLNQENV; this comes from the coding sequence ATGAATATTCCATTTTTTCAAGATTACCTGATGCTCAGTAATCCGTTGAGTCTGGGAATCATTGCCGTGTTTATATTGGTATTATTCGACATATACAGATTGCAGCGCAAGGGCACGTCTTTTGGTAATCTAGTTATTATCGGTACCATCGCCGGTGCTATTATCGGTGTGGCCATTCAAATTATTGCGGGATTCCCGGATGATCCTTCACAGGTCGTGTATATTAAAGAAAGTACGAAATGGTTCTCTCTTGTAGGGGGCGGATTTATTGATTTGATCCGTATGCTTGTTATTCCTATCGTATTTATCTCTATTGTTCATGTAATTCTGCACATGGAGGCCGGTGCTAATCTTAAAAAACTGGTAGTGGCTATGGTGAGTACAAATCTCGGCATGGTGGCGGTGGCTGCTATAGTAGGTCTCGTTCTCGGCAATGCGTTCGGATTGGGTCAAGGTTTCGATATCGTGGAACAAGGTAAAAAGATTCGTGATATCAAACCGATGGTGGATACATTTCGCGCCTTGATTCCAAGCAATCCGATTCAGGCGGCGGCAGAGACGAATGTCATCGGCATCGTTGTGTTTGCCATCATCCTCGGCAGCGTTGCCCGTCTTTTGAAGCAGACGGGTACAAATTCCATGGAAGTATTCACGAAATTGTTTGATGAACTGCATCAATTGATTTCGTGGGTAGCTGATTTTATCATCGGCTTGATGCCGTACGGTGTGGTGGCGCTCTTGGCATCCACATTGGCTACACGCGGTTTACAGGCGATTCTGGACATGGGACTTTTTGTAGTTCTTCTCTATGCAGGTCTTTTGATCATGTTCGTTATTCAGGCCATTTTGATTACAAGCTTCGGGTATAATCCGATTACATATTTCAAGAAGGCTAAAGCACCGTTATTGTTGGCGTTTACATCCCGTTCTTCCATGGGCGTATTGCCGCTTACGGTGGAAACCTTGACGAAACGTCTCGGCGTTAATCCTACGACGGCGAATACAGTGGCATCTTTCGGTACAACGGCGGGCATGCAGGGTTGTGCGGGCGTATTCCCTGCATTAGTGGTTGTATATATCTCCAACGTGGCAAATATTCCTTTTGATTTGACTATGTACATCATGAGTGTTATCGTTATCGCTATCGGTTCCGTCGGCATCGCCGGCGTACCGGGGACGGCAACGATGGCGGCTTCCGTATCTCTTAGCGGTACAGGACTTGGTGCATACTTCACATCCATCAGTCCGATTCTCGCCATCGATCCGTTGATCGATATGGGGC